From the Cervus elaphus chromosome 20, mCerEla1.1, whole genome shotgun sequence genome, one window contains:
- the TMOD4 gene encoding tropomodulin-4, with translation MSSYQKELEKYRDIDEDEILKTLSPEELEQLDCELQEMDPENMLLPAGLRQRDQTKKSPTGPLDREALLQYLEQQALEVKERDDLVPFTGEKKGKPYIQPKREIPVEEQVTLEPELEEALAHATDAEMCDIAAILGMYTLMSNKQYYDAICSGEICNTEGISSVVQPDKYKPVPDEPPNPTNIEEILKSVRSNDKEVEEVNLNNIQDIPIPMLTELCEAMKTNTHVRSFSLVATRSGDPIANAVADMLRENRSLQSLNIESNFISSTGLMAVLKAVRENATLTELRVDNQRQWPGDAVEMEMATVLEQCPSIVRFGYHFTQQGPRARAAQAMTRNNELRRQQKKR, from the exons ATGTCATCGTATCAAAAGGAACTGGAAAAATACAGAGACATAGATGAAGATGAGATCCTAAAGACCCTGAGCCCTGAGGAGCTAGAACAGCTGGACTGCGAGCTACAGGAGATGGACCCTGAG AACATGCTCCTGCCGGCTGGACTAAGACAACGTGACCAGACAAAGAAGAGCCCAACGGGACCGCTGGACCGGGAGGCCCTCTTGCAATACCTGGAACAGCAGGCGCTAGAGGTCAAAGAGCGTGATGACTTGGTGCCCTTCACAGGCGAGAAGAAGG ggaaaccctacaTCCAGCCCAAAAGAGAAATTCCAGTGGAGGAGCAGGTGACTCTGGAGCCTGAGCTGGAGGAGGCGCTGGCCCATGCCACAGATGCTGAGATGTGTGACATTGCAG CAATTCTGGGCATGTACACACTGATGAGCAACAAGCAGTACTATGATGCGATCTGCAGCGGAGAAATCTGCAACACCGAAGGCATTAGCA GTGTGGTGCAGCCTGACAAGTACAAGCCAGTGCCAGATGAGCCCCCAAATCCCACCAACATCGAGGAGATACTGAAGAGTGTTCGAAGCAATGACAAGGAGGTAGAGGAGGTGAACCTCAATAATATCCAG GACATCCCGATACCCATGTTGACTGAGCTGTGTGAGGCCATGAAGACAAATACCCATGTCCGGAGCTTCAGCCTGGTGGCCACAAGGAGTGGTGACCCCATTGCCAAT GCGGTGGCTGACATGTTGCGTGAGAATCGTAGCCTCCAGAGCCTGAACATCGAATCCAACTTCATTAGCAGCACAGGGCTTATGGCTGTGCTGAAGGCAGTTCGGGAGAACGCCACACTCACGGAGCTCCGAGTTGACAACCAG CGCCAGTGGCCTGGTGACGCGGTGGAGATGGAGATGGCCACCGTGCTCGAACAGTGTCCCTCCATTGTCCGCTTTGGCTACCACTTTACACAGCAGGGGCCACGCGCTCGGGCCGCTCAGGCCATGACCCGGAACAATGAACTGC GTCGCCAGCAAAAGAAGAGATAA
- the LOC122676661 gene encoding sodium channel modifier 1 isoform X3 has product MLRDGRFACAICPHRPVLDTLAMLTAHRAGKKHLSSLQLFYGKKPPGKGTEQNPRQHNELRREETTAEAPLLTQTRLITQSALHRAPHYNSCCRRKYRPEAPRPSVSHPPLPPPEIEPQGGKINREPEPEAGSQTKESATVSSPAPMSPTRRRALDHYLTLRSSGWIPDGRGRWVKDENVEFDSDEEEPPDLPLD; this is encoded by the exons ATGCTACGGGATGGACG CTTTGCTTGTGCCATCTGTCCCCACCGGCCTGTCCTGGACACTCTGGCCATGCTGACTGCCCACCGTGCAGGCAAAAAACATCTGTCCA GCCTGCAGCTTTTCTATGGCAAGAAGCCGCCAGGAAAGGGCACAGAGCAGAATCCAAGACAGCATAATGAACTCAGGAGAGAAGAGACCACAGCAGAG gctcctctcttaaCCCAGACTCGACTTATCACTCAGAGTGCTCTGCACAGAGCTCCTCACTATAACAGTTGCTGCCGCCGAAAGTACAG ACCAGAAGCCCCTCGTCCCTCTGTCTCTCATCCCCCTTTGCCAcccccagagattgaaccccaagGTGGGAAGATCAATAGAGAACCTGAGCCTGAGGCTGGTTCACAGACCAAGGAGTCAGCCACTGTCTCATCCCCCGCACCTATGAGTCCCACAAGAAGACGGGCCCTGGATCATTATCTCACCCTTCGAAG CTCTGGATGGATCCCAGATGGACGAGGTCGATGGGTAAAAGATGAAAATGTTGAGTTTGACTCTGATGAGGAGGAACCCCCTGATCTCCCCTTGGACTGA
- the LOC122676661 gene encoding sodium channel modifier 1 isoform X1 — MISGAHSRDVFQEGRRRLESTQCAQSRRRGKRRVGDLLASYIPEDEALMLRDGRFACAICPHRPVLDTLAMLTAHRAGKKHLSSLQLFYGKKPPGKGTEQNPRQHNELRREETTAEAPLLTQTRLITQSALHRAPHYNSCCRRKYRPEAPRPSVSHPPLPPPEIEPQGGKINREPEPEAGSQTKESATVSSPAPMSPTRRRALDHYLTLRSSGWIPDGRGRWVKDENVEFDSDEEEPPDLPLD, encoded by the exons ATGATTTCTGGGGCTCACAGTCGTGATGTCTTTCAAGAGGGAAGGAGACGATTGGAGTCAACTCAATGTGCTCAAAGTAGGCGGAGAGGA AAACGAAGAGTCGGGGACCTGCTTGCCAGTTACATCCCAGAGGATGAGGCGCTGATGCTACGGGATGGACG CTTTGCTTGTGCCATCTGTCCCCACCGGCCTGTCCTGGACACTCTGGCCATGCTGACTGCCCACCGTGCAGGCAAAAAACATCTGTCCA GCCTGCAGCTTTTCTATGGCAAGAAGCCGCCAGGAAAGGGCACAGAGCAGAATCCAAGACAGCATAATGAACTCAGGAGAGAAGAGACCACAGCAGAG gctcctctcttaaCCCAGACTCGACTTATCACTCAGAGTGCTCTGCACAGAGCTCCTCACTATAACAGTTGCTGCCGCCGAAAGTACAG ACCAGAAGCCCCTCGTCCCTCTGTCTCTCATCCCCCTTTGCCAcccccagagattgaaccccaagGTGGGAAGATCAATAGAGAACCTGAGCCTGAGGCTGGTTCACAGACCAAGGAGTCAGCCACTGTCTCATCCCCCGCACCTATGAGTCCCACAAGAAGACGGGCCCTGGATCATTATCTCACCCTTCGAAG CTCTGGATGGATCCCAGATGGACGAGGTCGATGGGTAAAAGATGAAAATGTTGAGTTTGACTCTGATGAGGAGGAACCCCCTGATCTCCCCTTGGACTGA
- the LOC122676661 gene encoding sodium channel modifier 1 isoform X2 yields the protein MSFKREGDDWSQLNVLKKRRVGDLLASYIPEDEALMLRDGRFACAICPHRPVLDTLAMLTAHRAGKKHLSSLQLFYGKKPPGKGTEQNPRQHNELRREETTAEAPLLTQTRLITQSALHRAPHYNSCCRRKYRPEAPRPSVSHPPLPPPEIEPQGGKINREPEPEAGSQTKESATVSSPAPMSPTRRRALDHYLTLRSSGWIPDGRGRWVKDENVEFDSDEEEPPDLPLD from the exons ATGTCTTTCAAGAGGGAAGGAGACGATTGGAGTCAACTCAATGTGCTCAAA AAACGAAGAGTCGGGGACCTGCTTGCCAGTTACATCCCAGAGGATGAGGCGCTGATGCTACGGGATGGACG CTTTGCTTGTGCCATCTGTCCCCACCGGCCTGTCCTGGACACTCTGGCCATGCTGACTGCCCACCGTGCAGGCAAAAAACATCTGTCCA GCCTGCAGCTTTTCTATGGCAAGAAGCCGCCAGGAAAGGGCACAGAGCAGAATCCAAGACAGCATAATGAACTCAGGAGAGAAGAGACCACAGCAGAG gctcctctcttaaCCCAGACTCGACTTATCACTCAGAGTGCTCTGCACAGAGCTCCTCACTATAACAGTTGCTGCCGCCGAAAGTACAG ACCAGAAGCCCCTCGTCCCTCTGTCTCTCATCCCCCTTTGCCAcccccagagattgaaccccaagGTGGGAAGATCAATAGAGAACCTGAGCCTGAGGCTGGTTCACAGACCAAGGAGTCAGCCACTGTCTCATCCCCCGCACCTATGAGTCCCACAAGAAGACGGGCCCTGGATCATTATCTCACCCTTCGAAG CTCTGGATGGATCCCAGATGGACGAGGTCGATGGGTAAAAGATGAAAATGTTGAGTTTGACTCTGATGAGGAGGAACCCCCTGATCTCCCCTTGGACTGA
- the LYSMD1 gene encoding lysM and putative peptidoglycan-binding domain-containing protein 1 has protein sequence MASPSRQAPLGGSGLLQGSRARSYGSLVQSACSPVRERRLEHPLAPGDTLAGLALKYGVTMEQIKRANRLYTNDSIFLKKTLYIPILTEPRDLFNGLDSEEEKDGEEAVQPSKDEVRPHSAERKKRERGLGHANGEVLPTPGQEPPMHDLSASDFLKKLDSQISLSKKAAAQKLKKGESGIPGEDSSLHLSSPRMQQRAVLGPVPLTQTSRTRTLRDQEDEIFKL, from the exons ATGGCTTCTCCCTCTAGACAGGCCCCCCTCGGGGGGTCAGGACTGCTTCAAGGGAGCCGGGCTCGTTCTTATGGAAGCCTGGTGCAGTCTGCCTGCTCTCCGGTGAGGGAAAGACGCCTGGAGCATCCGTTGGCGCCCGGAGACACCCTGGCTGGACTAGCACTCAAATACGGGGTGACG atggaacaGATTAAGCGTGCAAACCGCCTTTATACTAATGACTCCATCTTCCTGAAGAAAACCCTCTACATCCCCATCCTGACAGAGCCCAGAGACCTGTTCAATGGTTTGGATTCTGAGGAAGAAAAGGATGGAGAAGAAGCAGTACAGCCAAGTAAGGATGAAGTTCGACCACACTCAGCCGAGAGGAAGAAACGAGAAAGAGGTTTAGGACATGCCAATGGTGAAGTGCTTCCCACACCTGGCCAGGAGCCCCCCATGCATGACCTTTCTGCCTCCGATTTCCTTAAGAAGCTTGATTCACAGATCAGCCTGTCAAAGAAGGCTGCTGCCCAGAAGCTGAAAAAGGGGGAAAGTGG GATACCTGGGGAGGATTCAAGTCTTCACCTGAGCTCTCCTCGGATGCAGCAACGAGCAGTCCTAGGTCCCGTGCCACTGACCCAGACCTCTCGGACCCGGACACTTCGGGACCAGGAAGATGAAATCTTCAAACTCTGA
- the TNFAIP8L2 gene encoding tumor necrosis factor alpha-induced protein 8-like protein 2, with translation MESFSSKSLALQAEKKLLSKMAGRSVAHLFVDETSSEVLDELYRVSKEYTRSRPQAQRVIKDLIKVAVKVAVLHRSGCFNPSELALATRFRQKLRQGAMTALSFGEVDFTFEAAVLASLLTECRDMLLELVERHLTPKSHGRIRHVFDHFSDAGLLTALYGPDYTQHLGKICDGLRKLLDEGKL, from the coding sequence ATGGAGTCCTTCAGTTCAAAGAGTCTGGCGCTACAGGCAGAGAAGAAGTTACTGAGTAAGATGGCAGGGCGGTCTGTGGCTCACCTCTTCGTGGATGAGACGAGCAGCGAGGTGCTAGATGAGCTCTACCGTGTGTCCAAAGAATACACACGCAGCAGGCCCCAGGCCCAGCGGGTTATCAAGGACCTGATCAAGGTGGCGGTCAAGGTGGCCGTGCTGCACCGCAGTGGCTGCTTCAACCCCAGCGAGCTGGCCCTGGCAACCCGCTTTCGCCAGAAGCTGCGACAGGGCGCCATGACAGCACTCAGCTTCGGGGAGGTGGACTTCACCTTCGAGGCCGCCGTGCTGGCCAGCCTGCTGACCGAGTGCCGGGACATGCTGCTGGAGCTGGTGGAGCGCCACCTCACACCCAAGTCCCATGGCCGCATCCGCCACGTGTTCGATCACTTCTCTGACGCCGGCCTGCTCACGGCCCTCTATGGGCCTGATTACACCCAGCACCTGGGCAAGATCTGTGACGGGCTGAGGAAGCTGCTGGACGAGGGCAAGCTCTGA